Proteins encoded in a region of the Limibacillus sp. genome:
- a CDS encoding class I tRNA ligase family protein, with protein sequence MSRILVTSALPYINGIKHLGNLVGSMLPADVYSRFMRQRGHDVLYICATDEHGTPAELAALEAGQSVQDYCAEQHELQKRVGEAFHLSFDNFGRSSSPQNAELTQHFCRKLDEHGFIEERDIKQVYSVDDGRYLPDRYIEGTCPHCNYERARGDQCENCTRLLDPTDLIEPRSAVSGSTNLEVRETKHLFLKQSLFVDELRAWIDSKNKSFVHGILKDRQARNLIKSVISIGRDLSIEVLAEGIEEE encoded by the coding sequence GGCAATCTCGTCGGCTCCATGCTGCCGGCGGATGTCTACAGCCGCTTCATGCGCCAGCGCGGCCATGACGTGCTCTACATCTGCGCGACCGACGAGCACGGCACGCCCGCCGAGCTCGCGGCTTTGGAAGCGGGACAGAGCGTCCAGGACTACTGCGCCGAGCAGCATGAGCTGCAAAAGCGGGTGGGGGAGGCCTTCCACCTCTCCTTCGACAACTTCGGGCGGTCATCCAGTCCGCAGAACGCCGAGCTGACCCAGCACTTCTGCCGCAAGCTGGACGAGCACGGCTTCATCGAGGAGCGCGATATCAAGCAGGTCTACTCCGTGGACGATGGCCGCTACCTGCCTGACCGCTACATCGAGGGGACCTGCCCGCACTGCAACTACGAGCGCGCGCGCGGCGACCAGTGCGAGAACTGCACGCGCCTTCTGGACCCGACCGACCTGATCGAGCCGCGCTCGGCCGTCTCCGGGTCGACAAACCTGGAGGTGCGGGAGACCAAGCACCTCTTCTTGAAGCAGTCCCTCTTCGTGGATGAGCTGCGCGCTTGGATCGACAGCAAGAATAAAAGTTTTGTACATGGAATTCTTAAAGACAGACAAGCGCGAAACTTGATTAAAAGTGTCATCAGTATAGGTCGGGATTTGTCAATCGAGGTGTTAGCTGAGGGGATTGAGGAAGAG